Proteins from a genomic interval of Chroococcidiopsis thermalis PCC 7203:
- a CDS encoding Ppx/GppA phosphatase family protein, whose amino-acid sequence MVDSVFTSWQSIPAQIVEQAQILAAIDMGTNSLHMVVVSIEPKLPAFTIITREKETVRLGDRNPETGELKPEVMARAISTLRRFQDIAKSCNAHSIIAVATSAVREAPNGREFLHQVKEEIGLNVDLISGYEEARRIYLGVLSGMEFNNQPHAIIDIGGGSTEIILGDSHEPRSLSSNKIGAVRLTSEFVTTDPITNSEYQYLQAYVQGMLERAAEDLHAHLQPGEIFRLVGTSGTIETVATIIAREKTGTVPSPLTGYEFSLRELRQLVDRLRKLNYSERAAIPGMNDRRSEIILAGATILQEAMTLLEAETLVVCERSLREGIIVDWMLTHGLIEDRLRYQSSIRQRSVIKTAQKYQVNLEHSDRVASFAMSLFNQTQEILHQWGLEEQELLWAAAMLHNCGHFISHSAHHKHSYYLIRHGELLGYTETEIEIIANIARYHRKSNPKKKHDSYRSLPSKRDRQIINHLSAFLRLAVALDRRQIGAVKRVRCDRHADSKEFYLYLTPSQPNDDCALELWSLDYKKALFETEFDVKLVAALEPATVSVR is encoded by the coding sequence ATGGTTGATTCTGTTTTCACTAGCTGGCAGAGTATTCCCGCTCAAATTGTAGAGCAAGCACAGATCCTCGCGGCGATCGACATGGGGACAAACTCTCTGCATATGGTAGTAGTCAGTATAGAGCCGAAACTGCCAGCTTTTACCATCATTACTAGAGAAAAAGAAACTGTCAGGTTAGGCGATCGCAACCCAGAAACGGGAGAATTGAAACCAGAGGTGATGGCAAGGGCGATCTCTACGTTACGCCGTTTTCAAGACATTGCCAAGAGCTGCAACGCTCATTCTATTATTGCTGTAGCGACGAGCGCTGTCCGCGAAGCACCCAACGGACGCGAGTTTTTACATCAAGTCAAAGAAGAAATCGGCTTAAATGTTGACTTAATTTCTGGGTATGAAGAAGCACGTCGCATTTATCTCGGCGTACTATCGGGAATGGAATTTAACAACCAACCCCATGCCATTATCGACATTGGTGGTGGTTCAACAGAAATCATTTTGGGAGATAGCCACGAACCACGTTCTCTCAGTAGTAACAAAATTGGAGCTGTCAGACTTACCTCGGAATTCGTCACTACAGATCCGATTACTAACAGCGAATATCAATATCTTCAAGCCTACGTGCAGGGAATGTTAGAACGTGCGGCGGAAGACTTGCACGCACACTTACAGCCAGGGGAAATTTTCCGCTTAGTGGGAACTTCTGGCACGATTGAAACGGTAGCAACAATTATTGCTAGAGAAAAAACGGGTACAGTACCGTCTCCCTTGACTGGGTATGAATTTAGTCTGAGGGAATTGCGGCAATTAGTCGATCGCCTGCGGAAGCTAAATTACAGCGAACGGGCAGCAATTCCAGGGATGAACGATCGCCGTTCGGAGATTATATTAGCAGGGGCGACAATTTTACAAGAGGCGATGACGCTGCTAGAAGCTGAGACATTGGTAGTGTGCGAGCGATCGCTGCGAGAAGGCATCATTGTAGACTGGATGCTGACTCACGGTTTAATTGAAGATCGTTTGCGCTATCAAAGTTCGATCCGGCAACGGAGCGTGATTAAAACAGCGCAGAAATACCAAGTAAATTTAGAACATAGCGATCGCGTGGCTTCTTTTGCCATGAGTTTGTTTAACCAAACCCAGGAAATTTTACATCAATGGGGTTTAGAAGAACAAGAATTGCTGTGGGCAGCGGCAATGTTACACAATTGCGGACACTTTATTAGTCATTCTGCCCATCATAAACATTCATACTACTTGATTCGACACGGTGAATTATTAGGATACACCGAAACAGAAATTGAAATTATTGCCAATATTGCCCGCTATCACCGGAAAAGTAACCCTAAGAAAAAGCATGATTCCTATCGCAGTTTACCCAGCAAACGCGATCGGCAAATTATCAATCATTTAAGCGCTTTTCTCCGGTTAGCCGTGGCTTTAGATCGCCGTCAAATTGGTGCAGTGAAGCGCGTGCGCTGCGATCGCCATGCAGATTCAAAAGAATTTTACTTGTATCTAACTCCGTCTCAACCTAATGATGATTGTGCTTTAGAATTGTGGAGTTTGGATTATAAAAAGGCGTTGTTTGAAACAGAATTTGACGTGAAGTTAGTAGCCGCTTTAGAACCTGCAACAGTATCAGTTCGTTGA